From the Desulfomonile tiedjei genome, the window AACTCCCGCGCTGTCAAACTTCTGGATGCGATTATTTGAGCTATCCGCCACATAGACATTTCCCGTGGCATCTACTGCTATGGCCTTGGGGTTATTGAATTGTCCATTGCCTGTGCCCTGGCTTCCCCATTTAAACAGGAATTCTTCGCCTCTGGCAGCCTGGGGCGCGGCCGCCAACGTCAGCGCGGTTATTACAAGCAACCCTGTTAGCAGGCAAGAGAGCCTCCAAATTGCTCCAACCGCCTTGCTTCCGCCTTTGCCGTGACCTACGCTCCTAAGCATGGCCTTCCTCCTCTTACCTGCAGCCCAGGCTGTCAATGGTGTTCTGCAGCAGTTGCCGCAACAATTCCCGGTCCGGTCCCTCCAGGAAGTCCGGCGGGACGGGATTGCCGTCCACCCGCTGGAGGGCGTTCCGCAGTTGGGCGCAGGCCGCCGCGTCCTTGCCGGCCGCGGCCATTTCCCCCGCCGCGGCAATCTGGTTCATGAGCATGGTAGCGCGCTCCCCCGGCCCCGTGGGCGTCAAAGTCCCATTAGTGGTGCCGGTCACGATAACCTCGGCGATCTGGCTGACCTGCTCGGACGGGGGTGCTGGGGACGCCACCCCGGCGCCGGTCAGACTCACCAGCACCTTGGATTCATCCGCGTCATTACTGGTGATGGCCAGCAGGGCCGCGGCCTCCCCCATGGCCCGGGGGCCGTAGGTAATGGAGATCGTCCGGCTGGCGCCCGGAGCCAGGGTAAAAGGCGTTGCGGGAGGTTCGGTAAAGGAGATGTCGCCATGGGAGGTTTCGAAGGCCACTGAACCAACCACCAGATCCCTGGTCCCGTCATTGTAAACCGTGACGGCCTGAGTTCGGGAGTCCAGCAGCGCTACATCGCCAAAACCCAAAGCATTTTCCACTCTGATTTCCGGGGCCTGTCCAAGGACCACCAAGCCAAGGTCTATCGGCCTATCCATAAAAAGAGGCGTGGCCAGGCTGAAATTATCCTGTCCGTACGCCCCGTAAAACTCGGGAGGGTAATTGGCGCTGACGAAGCGCAGGCGAACTGCCTTAGTCGCGGCACTAATGTAAAAGACAAAGGGACCTGCAGATACCTCGGTCTTCCCCCACTCATAACCGGTGCAATAATCCAGGGCGATGACCTGAACAGTTCCGGGATCTCCGGTGCTGCCGGCGATCTGCCCGGTTATTTTAATAGTGTATGTATCTGGTGGCTTTGTGGGTGCTCTAAGCTCTAGCACCGAGGAGATGTCGGTGGTTTGACCGGCAGTCACTGTGACCGGTTCGCCATCCGCAAAACAGACTCCATAAGTGCTCTGAAGGCCGTCGTAGAATCCTTCGTGTAAAAGGGTCAAACCCATCTCATAAATCTTAGTGAAAATTTTTATCCGGCACTCTCCCGAAGGAAAGGCTATGCTGAACCTGCCAGTTTTGTCGAAGGTAAGGGGGATTGTTCGAAGGAGAGTGGCGTTGTCAGGATGAAATACTTCCAAAGACGCGTCAATCAGAGGGACAGTTCTCCCCTCATATACTCCACTGAAGGTTCCGGTGAGGGTTCCATCTTCAGCAAAACATTCCGCCGGCGGCGTTGCCAGCAGGGCCGCCAGGGACCAGGCCGCCAGGGCCGCGATCAAGCAAGTTTTCCGGTTTTTCATGGCTTTTTTTCCTTTCTTCATCTTA encodes:
- a CDS encoding choice-of-anchor D domain-containing protein, coding for MKNRKTCLIAALAAWSLAALLATPPAECFAEDGTLTGTFSGVYEGRTVPLIDASLEVFHPDNATLLRTIPLTFDKTGRFSIAFPSGECRIKIFTKIYEMGLTLLHEGFYDGLQSTYGVCFADGEPVTVTAGQTTDISSVLELRAPTKPPDTYTIKITGQIAGSTGDPGTVQVIALDYCTGYEWGKTEVSAGPFVFYISAATKAVRLRFVSANYPPEFYGAYGQDNFSLATPLFMDRPIDLGLVVLGQAPEIRVENALGFGDVALLDSRTQAVTVYNDGTRDLVVGSVAFETSHGDISFTEPPATPFTLAPGASRTISITYGPRAMGEAAALLAITSNDADESKVLVSLTGAGVASPAPPSEQVSQIAEVIVTGTTNGTLTPTGPGERATMLMNQIAAAGEMAAAGKDAAACAQLRNALQRVDGNPVPPDFLEGPDRELLRQLLQNTIDSLGCR